In a genomic window of Cyprinus carpio isolate SPL01 chromosome A10, ASM1834038v1, whole genome shotgun sequence:
- the LOC109097246 gene encoding bone morphogenetic protein receptor type-1B-like, protein MLQRNSGKESSSSVTPVIPERMLLCHCYHHCPEDSTNNTCRTDGYCFTMVEEEEGGSPVLTSGCLGSVGSEFQCRDTGNARLRRILECCTDQDFCNRDLHPTLPPLKSSDQDSRIHHTALYTSVCISCVMLIFIIIYCYYRYNRQVTRARYSMGLEQDETFIPAGESLKDLIEQSQSSGSGSGLPLLVQRTIAKQIQMVKQIGKGRYGEVWMGRWRGERVAVKVFFTTEEASWFRETEIYQTVLMRHENILGFIAADIKGTGSWTQLYLITDYHENGSLYDYLKSTTLDTKALLRLAYSAVSGLCHLHTEIFGTQGKPAIAHRDLKSKNILVKKNGTCCIADLGLAVKFISDTNEVDIPPNTRVGTKRYMPPEVLDESLNRCHFQSYIMADMYSFGLILWEMARRCVSGGIVEEYQLPYHDLVPTDPSYEDMREVVCIKRQRPSFANRWSSDECLRQMGKLMTECWAHNPASRLTAHTKLRTRTPIRPNPRKKNRLNPTPTLTQLHIKSDRKYTQNPFLLKNHTSHSPCGSSRVTQLQINSDRHSIQHLKTVQSATQSLNVHPANTQRNDSMKCILQP, encoded by the exons ATGTTACAGAGGAATTCTGGGAAGGAGAGCAGCAGCAGCGTGACACCAGTGATTCCAGAGAGGATGTTATTGTGTCACTGTTATCATCACTGTCCTGAAGACTCCACCAACAACACCTGcag GACTGATGGTTACTGCTTCACTatggtggaggaagaggagggcgGCTCTCCGGTGCTCACGTCCGGCTGTCTGGGGTCAGTGGGCTCAGAGTTTCAGTGCAGG GACACTGGGAATGCTCGTCTGAGGAGGATCCTGGAATGCTGCACGGATCAGGATTTCTGTAACCGAGACCTCCACCCGACGCTGCCTCCGCTCAAGAGTTCCG ATCAGGACAGCAGAATTCATCACACGGCTCTGTACACCTCGGTGTGCATCAGCTGCGTCATGctgatcttcatcatcatctaCTGCTACTACAG GTATAACCGTCAGGTGACACGGGCGCGCTACAGCATGGGTCTGGAGCAGGACGAGACCTTCATTCCCGCCGGAGAATCCCTGAAGGATCTGATCGAACAGTCTCAGAGCTCCGGCAGCGGATCAGGACTCCCTCTGCTG GTGCAGCGAACCATCGCCAAACAGATCCAGATGGTGAAGCAGATCGGGAAGGGCCGCTATGGCGAGGTGTGGATGGGCCGCTGGAGGGGCGAACGGGTCGCTGTCAAGGTCTTCTTCACCACAGAAGAGGCCAGCTGGTTCAGAGAGACCGAGATCTACCAGACCGTCCTGATGAGACACGAGAACATCCTCG GTTTCATCGCGGCGGATATCAAGGGCACAGGCTCGTGGACGCAGCTGTATCTGATCACAGACTATCACGAGAACGGCTCGCTGTACGACTACCTCAAATCCACCACACTGGACACCAAAGCGCTGCTGCGGCTGGCGTACTCCGCCGTCTCCGGCCTGTGCCACCTGCACACCGAGATCTTCGGCACGCAGGGCAAACCGGCCATCGCTCACCGAGACCTGAAGAGCAAAAACATCCTGGTGAAGAAGAACGGCACGTGCTGCATCGCTGACCTCGGGCTCGCCGTCAAATTCATCAG tGACACTAACGAAGTGGACATCCCGCCCAACACACGGGTCGGCACCAAACGCTACATGCCCCCGGAGGTGCTGGACGAGAGCCTGAACCGCTGCCATTTCCAGTCCTACATCATGGCCGACATGTACAGCTTCGGCCTGATCCTGTGGGAGATGGCCAGGAGATGTGTGTCCGGCG GGATCGTGGAGGAGTATCAGCTGCCGTATCATGACCTGGTGCCGACGGACCCGTCCTACGAGGACATGAGGGAGGTGGTGTGCATCAAGAGACAGAGACCTTCGTTTGCAAACCGCTGGAGCAGCGATGAG TGTCTGCGGCAGATGGGCAAACTGATGACCGAGTGCTGGGCTCACAATCCCGCGTCCCGTCTGACCGCCCACACCAAACTAAGAACACGAACTCCAATACGTCCAAATCCCAGGAAAAAAAACCGTCTAAACCCAACTCCAACTCTCACACAGCTACACATCAAATCTGACCGTAAATACACTCAAAACCCCTTCCTTCTGAAAAATCACACAAGCCACTCGCCCTGCGGGTCATCACGGGTCACACAGCTTCAGATCAACTCTGACCGTCACTCCATCCAACATCTGAAGACTGTTCAATCTGCAACTCAATCTCTCAACGTTCATCCAGCAAACACACAACGAA